From the Deinococcus gobiensis I-0 genome, the window GCATGGTCGCCTGGGTGGGGCTGCGCGGGGCCGTGCCCATCGTGCTGGCGACGTTTCCGCTGCTGGCCGGGGTGCCCGAGGCCCAGACGCTGTTCAACATCGTCTTTTTCATCGTGCTGACCAGCGTGCTGCTCCAGGGGACCACCCTGGGCCTGGTGGCGCGCTGGCTGGGCGTGCGTCAGGCGCTGCCGCTGCGCACCGCCTACCCCATCACCTACACGCCCACCGGCCAGGGCAAGGGCGGCATGGTCGAGGTGGACGTGCGCGGGGGCAGCGAGGCCGACGGCGCGCGCATCGTGGACCTGCACCTGCCCCCCGAGGCGCTGGTCATCCTGATCCACCGCGCGGGCGAGTTCCTGATCCCGAAGGGAGCCACCGAGCTTCAGGCCGGTGACAGCGTGCTGGTGCTGGCGCAGGCCGGCGACCTCGGGGACGTGCGGCACAAGCTGGGCGGCGAGGTGCGCCCGGGCCAGCTGCCCTGAAGTCGCCCGGACGTCTGACCTGCAAAGACACCCCCACCTCGGCTCCGGGGCGGGGGTGTTACCGTGAGGGCATGACGACCGCCGAGAACCCCGCCCGTGTCCGGGACACGGCCATTTTCGACCTGATCGCGCAGGAGGGAGAGCGCCAGCGCGTCGGGCTGGAACTGATCGCCTCGGAGAACTTCACCTCGGCGGCGGTGCGCGAGGCCCAGGGCAGCGTGCTGACCAACAAGTACGCCGAGGGCTACCCCGGCAAGCGCTGGTACGGCGGCTGTGAGGTTGTCGATCAGGTCGAGCAGCTCGCCATCGACCGCGTGAAGGAACTGTTCGGGGCCGCGTGGGCCAACGTGCAGCCGCACTCGGGCAGCAGCGCCAACCTCGCCGTGTACAACGCCCTGATCGAGCCGGGTTCGACCGTGCTGGGCATGGACCTGTCGCACGGCGGGCACCTCACGCACGGCAACCCCGTGAACTTCTCGGGCCTGCGCTACCAGATCGTGGGCTACAAGGTCAGCCCCGACACCGAGCGCCTGGACATGGACGAGGTGCGCCGCCTCGCCCACGAGCACCAGCCCAAGATGATCATCGCGGGGGCCAGCGCCTACAGCCGCCACATCGACTTCGCGGCCTTCCGCGAGATCGCCGACGAGGTGGGGGCCATCCTGTTCGCGGACATCGCGCACATCGCGGGTCTGGTCGCGGCGGGCGAGCATCCCAACGCGCTGCCCCACGCCCACGTGGTCGCCAGCACCACCCACAAGACCCTGCGTGGCCCGCGCGGCGGCATCATCCTGAGCAACGACACCGAGCTGGGCGCGAAGATCGACCGCGCCGTGTTCCCCGGCTACCAGGGCGGGCCGCTCGAACACGTCATCGCCGGCAAGGCGGTGGCCTTCGGCGAGGCGCTGCAACCCGAGTTCAAGGCCTACGCCAAGCAGGTCATCAAGAACGCGCAGGCGCTCGCGGCGGCCTTCGAGGCGCGCGGCTACCGTGTGGTGTCGGGCGGCACCGACAACCACCTGCTCGTCCTCGACCTGCGCGCCCAGGGCCTGAACGGTACCAAGGCGACCCGGCGCCTGGACGGCAACTCCATCACCATCTCCAAGTCCACGCTGCCCTACGACACCGAGAAGATCATGCACGGCGGCGGCATCCGCCTGGGCACGCCCGCCGTCACCACGCGTGGCATGGTCGAGGCCGACATGGACACCATCGCCGGCCTGATCGACCGCGCCCTGAAGGAAGAAGACGTGAAGGCCGAGGTACACGCCTTCGCCGGGGGCTTCCGGCTGCCCTGAGCCTGCGGGCGGGCGGCGGCAGGCTGGGGTCCTATACCCCAGCCTGCCGCTTTCACATCACGACGTCCAGGCCGCTCAGACACTCCTCGGCGATCGCGCGGGCCAGCGGGTCGCGGGTGCTGCGGGCGTAGCTCACGCCGACATGCAGGTGCTCCTGGCCCGTCGCGTCGCCCACCAGCGAGAGGGTCTGGTAGAAGGCCAGATGGACGTGCGCGAGCAGGATGTCGCGGGTGCGCTCAGGGGGCAGGTCACGCAGCCGCCGCAGGGCGTCGCCGTAGGCCAGCGTGGCGCGGCGCTGGTCGCCCTCGACCGCCCACTCGCGGCCGAGTTGCAGGTCACGGGCGGCGCTGAGATAGGCCGGTCTCATACGCCCGATTCTAGCCCGCTCTACTGTCCGGGGCATGGACGGCTGGCTGGCAGTGGCCTGCCTGTGGCTCGCGGGCGCAGGCTGGGGCGCGCAGGTCTCGGGGCGCGGCGTGACGGCCGCTGGCCTGGCCCTGACCACGCTGCTGGGTGGGGCCGGTCTCGCGCTGGCCATCCGCGCCTTCCTGGCCGGCCACGACCTGCCGCTCGTGCTGGGCAGCGTGGGCGCGTTGGGGGCGGCGGCGCTGCTGGTGTTCACCCGCCGGGAGTGATGCCCGCCAACCCCTTACAGCCAGCCCTTCTCGCGCGCCCGCCGGGCCGCCTCCACGCGGTTCTCGGCCCCGAGCTTGCCGATGGCCTCGGAGAGGTAGTTGCGCACCGTGCCCTCCGAGAGGCCCAGGCCGGCGGCGATGGCCGAGGTGCTCGCCCCGCCCTCGGCCGCGCCGAGCACCTGCCGCTCGCGCTCGGTCAGGGGGCTGGGATCGGCCCAGGCCTCACCCGCCAGCGCGGGGTCGATGGCGCGCCCGCCCGCGTGCACCTGCCGGATGGCCTGCGCGAGTTCGGCGGCCGGCGCGTCCTTGAGCAGGTAGCCGCGCGCCCCGACCTCCAGCGCGCGGCGCAGGTAGCCCCCCCGCGCGAAGGTCGTCACGATGATCACGCGCACCTCCGGCAGCTCGGCGCGCAGCCGCTCGGCCAGGTCCAGGCCGCTGCGCCGGGGCATCTCGATGTCGGTCACGAGCACGTCGGGGCGCAGGGTACGGGCCAGCGACAGCGCCTCGTCGCCGTCGGCGGCGGCCCCCACGACCTCCAGGCCCGGCTCCAGCGACAGCAGCGCCGTCAGCGCGCCGCGCACGAGGGCCTGATCCTCGGCCAGCAGCACGCGGATCATGCCCGCACCGCCGCCGGGGCCGCCGGAACGGGCCGCCCGGCCAGGACCGGAAACTGCGCGCGCAGCCGCGTGCCGCCCCGGCCGTCGCGCTCCAGCGTGCCGCCGATGGCCCGCACCCGCTCACGCATACCGGTCAGGCCGCTGCCCTCGGGGGCCTGGCCGCCCACCCCGTCGTCGCGGATCTCCAGCACGTAGCCGCGCGGCCCGGCCTCCACCTTCACCTGGACCTCGTGGGCGCGGGCGTGGCGCACCACGTTGGTCACGGCCTCGCGCAGCAGCATGGCGGCCGTCGCCTCGACCTCGCGGGGCAGCTCGGGCAGGGGGCCGCCGACCCTCAGCGCCACCCCCGCCGTGTCCAGGGCGACCTTCGCGCGGGCGAGTTCGGCGGTCAGCCCGCTGCCCTGATAACCGCGCACCGCCGCGCGCACCTCGTGCAGCGCCTCGCGGCTGATGCGCTCGACCTCGCGGATCTCGGCGGCGGCCTGCGCGGGGGCGCGCTCGGCGAGGCGGCTCGCCAGTTCGCTTTTCAGCACGATCACGCTCAGGGTATGGCCCAGCAGGTCATGCAGGTCGCGGGCGATGCGCTCGCGTTCGGCCTCGGCGGCCAGGCGCTCCTGCTCGCGCTGCAACTGGGCCACGCGGGCCTGGGCGACGTGACGCAGAAATCCGGCGTGGTTGGCGTAGGCCGTGACCAGCGTGAACACCATGTTGACGACGATCCAGGGCAGGTCGTCCAGGCCGTACTGCCCGCTCCACAGCGGCAGCGCCATGACCAGCGCGGCGAGCAGGCTGCCCCACAGCGCCACGTAGGCGCGCGACTGGTAGCCCACCAGGGCGCCGGCATACACCAGAAAGGCCGAGGCCCCGCCGTCGCTCAGCCGGAAGGTCACCCCGTAGGCGAGCAGCGCCCCGACCCAGCCGATCAGCGACCAGTACTCCCGGCCCTCGCGGCCCCGGCGAAAGACCAGCACGTACAGCACGACGAACCCGGCGAGGACGGCCCAGAACAGCGCCGTCTCGCCGGGCGGATGTGCCCGCTGCACGAAACCCGAGACCGGATAGGCCAGGAACATCAGCCAGAAGAGCGGAAACAGCTCCCAGAATCGGCGCGGCATGCTGGACATCAGGGACCTCCGGAGGGCGGCGAAAGGGGCGGCGAGGCCACGCGCGGCCCCCCGCCCATCATGCACCCGCACTAGCTTTCCCGGCTCTCGTCGCGCCGCAGCCCCCACACCGCCAGCAGGCCGAACACGGTCCCGAAGGCCAGCAGCGCCAGCCAGTGCCCCGGCTCCTGGGCGCTCTGGCCCGCCACGGTCCCGACGCCGATCTGGCCCAGGTGGTAGGCGGGCAGCCAGGGCGCGAGGCTGCGCACGAAGGCGGGCAGGGTCCCGAAGGGCACGAACAGCCCCGAGGCGAAGGCCATGATGACGCTCACGAGCTGCGCCGTGATCTGCGCGGCCTGCGGGTTGGCGAGAAAGCCCACCGCCAGCCCCAGGGCGATCAGGGGCACCATGCCCAGCAGCAGCTTGCCCAGGGTGAGCAGCGCCAGCCCCGCACCGAAGGTCACGCCGCCCGCGAAATGCGCGAAGGCGTAGAGCGCCGCGAGGGCGAGGGTACTGAACAGCAGGGCCGCGAGCACCTTGGCCGCGAAGAACAGCCCGGCAGGCATGGGCGAGGCCCGCAGCAGGCGCAGCCAGCCCCCGACCCGCTCGACCGCGATGCCCGACCCGAAGCTGAACAGGGCGAGGCTCAGCAGCGAGTAGATGCCGAAGCGCACCAGGATGATCTGCCCGACGTTCACGCCGCCGTCCGTGACCTCGCGCACGGCGGGCAGGCCGAACAGGGCGAAGAACAGGATGGGAAAGCCGATGGTCCCGACCGCGAACATGGGGTTGCGCAGCATCCGGCGCAGTTCGGCCAGCGTGAGCTGCGTCAGGGCGGGCCACAGGGGGGCGGTGCGGCCGGCGGCGGGCAGGGGCAGGTCGGCGGGCAGGGACAGGTCGCTGAGCTGGGTCATGGCAGGGCTCCTCGGAAGCTGGACGGAGAGGGCGGGGAACTTCGGGGCGGAGGGCTTCAGGGCAGGAATCTTCAGGCCTGGGCGCCTGCGGACTGGGAGGCCGGGGCAGGACCAGGCCGCGTCAGGGTCAGGAAGGCGTCTTCGAGGGTGGCGCGCGTGACTTCGAGGCCCCGCAGGTCGGTGCCGGCCAGGAACAGCGCGCGCAGGGTGGCCTCGGGGGCGCGGCTGCGCAGCTCGGCGTGCCCGGCGGCGTCCACCTGCGCCTCTTCGACGCCGGGCAGGGCGCGCAGCTCGGCGAGCACGAGGTCGGAGACGAAGCGCACCCGCGCGCCCCCCACCCCGGCGCGCAGGGTGTCCGGCGTGCCGTCGGCCAGGATCTGCCCGCCGTTCATGACGACCACGCGGTCGGCGGCGCGCTCGGCTTCTTCGAGGTAGTGGGTGGTGAGCAGCACGGTGCGGCCCTCGCCGCGCAGGCGCGATACCGCCTCCCAGAAGGCGATGCGGCTGCCCGCGTCCATCCCCGTGGTCGGCTCGTCGATGAGCAGTACCGCCGGGTTGCCCACCACCGCCAGGGCGAAGGCCAGCCGCCGCTTCTGACCGCCCGAGAGCGCCCCGGCGCGCCGCCCGGCGAGGCTGGTCAGGTCGGCCAGGGCGAGCGCCTGCTCTACCGCCAGCGGCTGCGGGTAGAAGCTGGCGAACAGGTGCACGGCCTCGCGGACGGTCAGCGCCAGTGGAATCGCGCTTTCCTGCGGCATGGCCCCCACCTGCGAGCGCACGCCGGGGCGCTGCGGGTCGCCGCCCAGCACGCGCACCTCGCCGCGCGTGGGCCGCGCCAGCCCCAGCAGCAGCGAGATGGCGGTCGTCTTGCCCGCGCCGTTGGGCCCCAGCAGCGCCGTCAGTTCGCCTGGGCGCACCTCCAGCGTCAGGCCCCGCAGCGCCTGCACTGCCCCGAAGGTCTTGTCTACGCCCCGCAGCTCTATCGCGTTCATGGCCTCATGGTGCCCGCCGGCCGGCGCGCGGCCCAGTGCGCGCTGTCAGGCGGCCGGGGTGACAAGTGTCATGCGGGGGGCACGCCCGTGCCCCGACCCTCCCGCGCCCCGCCAACCCGCTAGACTCGCCCCATGGCCGACCTTGACCGCGTGCGCGGGGCGCTGCGCGCCAGCATGACCGCCTGGGCCACCCTGGAAGTCCGGGGTGACCAGGCCCGCGTGATCCCCGCTCCCGACCTCGACACCCTGGCCGCCCACCTCGAACAGGCCGACCCGACCTGGGGCCTGACCTGGGGCTGCGACGCCGCCTCGCCCTACGTGGTGCGCGCCCTGCTCAGTGCGGGCGGCGTGTCGCGCGGCGGCCTGGGCAGCGGCCCGACCCTGCACGACGCCCGGCTCGCGGCCCTGGCCGACACCGCGCGGCTCTACGGCGTGGGTGCGGGCGGCGAGGGCCACTGGGTCGAATACGACCCCGAAGACGGCCCCAACACCGCCGACCTCGACGCCGACCTGGGCGAGGCCGACCTGGACGGCGGCGGCCCGGCCCCCGTCGCCCGTGCGGCCACGCTGCCCCCCGAACCGCCCCGCGATCCGCAGATGGACAAGGCCCGGCGGCACATCGAGGACCTCATCGAGCAGCTCAAGGCGGCCGGCAAGAGCGGCGCGGCCACCCGCGTGCTGCTGCGCGGCTACGGTGAGACCCTCGAGGAGAGCCGCGCCATCTACAAAGAGCTTCAGGCCATCTTGCGCGGCTAGCCATGCACAAGCTGATCGCCATCGGGGACGTGCACGCCGACTTCGGGCTGCTGTGGGACGCGCTGCGCGCCGCGAGCTGCGTGGACGCGCAGGGCCGCCCCACCCCGCCCGTCCTTTCGGGGCTGTACCAGGTCATCCTGATCGGCGACCTCGTGCACCCCAAAAGCGCCGAGGGCTACGCGCGCCTGATCGGGGCCGATTCCTTCGACCCGCGCGACGAGACCCACCTGCTCCAGGCGGCGCGCGAACAGGTGCGCGAGCTCGAACGCCTGCGCGCCTATCAGGAAGCCGCGCCCCACGCGATCCACATCGTGCTGGGCAACCACGACGACGCGGTGCTCAACCCCCACTTCGTGCTGGGCACGAACGGAGGCCTGCGCCACATTGAGTTCGATCCCGAGCGCGGCGGCGTGATGCTCCCGCCTCAGCTGCACACCTGGATGAGCGGTTTTCCGCGCGAGCTTCGGGTCGGGGACGTGCAGTTCGCCCACGTGTCTCCCCTGCCCGCGCACCTGCATTACGACGACCTGTTCTATGCCGACCACAGCTCCAAGCGCTGGTTTCGCGAGACGCCCGAATACGTGCAGATGGCGGGCCTGCGCTTCGGGGTCTACGGGCACACCCAGCCCGGCGGCGGCATCCTCTTTCACCACGACGATGCGGGCGAGCTGAGTTTCGCCATGATTGACGCCCTTCAGGAGCGCGAGTATCTGGAGGTCATGTACGACGCCGCCGAAGCCGGGCAACTGCGCAGTGTCTGCGCCGTGCCCTTCTGAGCGGCGGCGGACCAGCGCGCGGCCGTGTTGACAACTGTGGGATGCGCGGCTATCCTTAACCCCGCTGCTTTTCGGAGTGGCGAAACCACCAGACTGGTCCGGTAGTGTAGCGGTTAGCATATCTGCCTGTCACGCAGAAGGTCGCGGGTTCAAATCCCGTCCGGACCGCCAAGTCCCCCTCGGGGGCAAGGCTAGGTAGCTCAGCTGGTAGAGCAAACGATTGAAAATCGTTGGGTCGCCGGTTCAAGTCCGGCCCTGGCCACCAAGATCAACCCCCGTCCATCCGGCGGGGGTTTTTTCTGTGTTCCGTCTCCCCCAGCGGGGGCGCGGCACAGATTCGCCGCGCGGTCCAGGGGCCAGGTGTCACGATGTGACCATGAAACCTGCCGCGCGACTGCTCCCGGCTGCCGTCCTGATGGGCAGCGTCCTGCTCTGCCCGGCCCAGGCGCAGGGCATCAAGGCCATCAACAAGAATCTGGGCTATCTGGTCCAGAAAGACCCCATCACCGACGTGAACACCAGCTACGTGATCCTGCTGGAGGTCAACGATCTGGACGGCAATACCGGACTGCGCCTGCGCTGCGACGACGACGGCAAGCCGAACGTCTGGGGCAGCTTCGCCGGTAAGAACGAGATCGTGCCTCCGGACCCGGACGGCACGGACCACCACCTCTGGCCGGACGTGATCGTGCGCCTGGGCAACGACGCGCCGTTCACCGTGCCCGACAAGGATCTGTACAGCATCACCGACGACTCCAGGTCCATCGGCCTCGACGGCACCTCCTTCGACCGGATCGTGACGGGTCTCCTCGCCGGCAAGCGGGTGGTGCTGCGGTTTACGGGCGACCACCTGCGCCAACCCCTGACCTACACCTTCTCGGCCCAGGGTTTCGGCTCGGCCTGGCAGGCCGTGAAAGCCTGCAGGTAGACCCGGCCTGGACCCGGCCCGCCCCCGTCTCCCGGCGGGGGCTTGTCCGTGCTGCCCATGCCACGTTGTCCCGCCGCCCAGACCTGATAATGTCCAGCGCCGCCACAAGGCGCACATTCTTCATGCCGGACGACCTGTCTCGTCGTCCCGGTCGCCCCACAGGCGACTGCCCCGAGGAGCCCCACCATGACCATTCAGGACCAGAACCGCCCCGCCCAGAGCCAGGACCAGAACGGCTGCGCCCCCGCCAATCCCGGCTTCGACCGCCGCTACGACGTGCAGGGCCTCGACGCCATCGACGTGGCCGTACTGGGCACCTTCCCCAACGTGCGCGACGACGATCCCGTGCGCTACCCCGGCGAGCCGATGCAGGTCGAGATCGTGACCGACGAGTTCAGCCCGGTATGCCCCTGGAGCGGCCTGCCGGACTTCGGGCGGCTGGAGATCAAGTACCTGCCGCGCGCGAGCTGCGTGGAACTCAAGAGCCTGAAGTACTACCTCACGAGCTACCGCTTCGTGGGCATCTACCACGAGCACGCCACCCGGCGCGTGCTGGCCGATCTGGTGGCGCTGCTCGACCCGCTGAGCATGGAGATCCGCTGCGACTACGGCATGCGCGGCGGCCTGAACACCATCTGCACCGTGCGTTACGTGGCCCCCGACCACACCCCGGCCCGCTGATGCCCTGGCGACTGGCGACCGAGTTCACCTTCGACTCGGCGCACACCATCGTGGGCTACGACGGCCCCTGCGGGCGGCTGCACGGCCACACCTACCGCGTGCGGCTGGAGCTGACCAGCGACCGGCTGCGGCCCAGCGCGCACGTGAAGCGCCACATCATGGTCGCGGACTTCAAGACCCTGAAGTGGGCCAAGAAGGATGTGGACGCGGGTGGCCTGGACCACGCCTACCTCAACGACCTGCCGGAACTGGGCGACGACACGACGGCCGAGGTGATCGCCGCGTACATCCACCGCCACACGATGGCGCGCGTGCGGGCCGACCTGCCGGGGGGGGACGACGGTGCCGACCTGAAGTTGCGCGTGACGCTGTGGGAGACGCCCGACAGCAGCTGCGAGTACTGGGAGTGAAGTACCCCGTCTACGAGCGCTTCTATACCTGGCAGGGCGAGGGCGTACACCTGGGGCGCGCGGCGTACTTCATCCGGCTGTACGGCTGCCCGCAGGCCTGTCCGTGGTGCGACAGTGCCGGCACCTGGCACCGCGATTACCGTCCCGAAGGCGTGACCCTGATGTCGGCCGAGGAGCTGGCGCAGGCTGTGCGCGCCGAGAGCCCGGACG encodes:
- a CDS encoding ABC transporter permease, producing MTQLSDLSLPADLPLPAAGRTAPLWPALTQLTLAELRRMLRNPMFAVGTIGFPILFFALFGLPAVREVTDGGVNVGQIILVRFGIYSLLSLALFSFGSGIAVERVGGWLRLLRASPMPAGLFFAAKVLAALLFSTLALAALYAFAHFAGGVTFGAGLALLTLGKLLLGMVPLIALGLAVGFLANPQAAQITAQLVSVIMAFASGLFVPFGTLPAFVRSLAPWLPAYHLGQIGVGTVAGQSAQEPGHWLALLAFGTVFGLLAVWGLRRDESRES
- a CDS encoding response regulator transcription factor; translated protein: MIRVLLAEDQALVRGALTALLSLEPGLEVVGAAADGDEALSLARTLRPDVLVTDIEMPRRSGLDLAERLRAELPEVRVIIVTTFARGGYLRRALEVGARGYLLKDAPAAELAQAIRQVHAGGRAIDPALAGEAWADPSPLTERERQVLGAAEGGASTSAIAAGLGLSEGTVRNYLSEAIGKLGAENRVEAARRAREKGWL
- a CDS encoding 6-pyruvoyl trahydropterin synthase family protein, coding for MPWRLATEFTFDSAHTIVGYDGPCGRLHGHTYRVRLELTSDRLRPSAHVKRHIMVADFKTLKWAKKDVDAGGLDHAYLNDLPELGDDTTAEVIAAYIHRHTMARVRADLPGGDDGADLKLRVTLWETPDSSCEYWE
- a CDS encoding metallophosphoesterase; translation: MHKLIAIGDVHADFGLLWDALRAASCVDAQGRPTPPVLSGLYQVILIGDLVHPKSAEGYARLIGADSFDPRDETHLLQAAREQVRELERLRAYQEAAPHAIHIVLGNHDDAVLNPHFVLGTNGGLRHIEFDPERGGVMLPPQLHTWMSGFPRELRVGDVQFAHVSPLPAHLHYDDLFYADHSSKRWFRETPEYVQMAGLRFGVYGHTQPGGGILFHHDDAGELSFAMIDALQEREYLEVMYDAAEAGQLRSVCAVPF
- a CDS encoding ABC transporter ATP-binding protein, producing the protein MNAIELRGVDKTFGAVQALRGLTLEVRPGELTALLGPNGAGKTTAISLLLGLARPTRGEVRVLGGDPQRPGVRSQVGAMPQESAIPLALTVREAVHLFASFYPQPLAVEQALALADLTSLAGRRAGALSGGQKRRLAFALAVVGNPAVLLIDEPTTGMDAGSRIAFWEAVSRLRGEGRTVLLTTHYLEEAERAADRVVVMNGGQILADGTPDTLRAGVGGARVRFVSDLVLAELRALPGVEEAQVDAAGHAELRSRAPEATLRALFLAGTDLRGLEVTRATLEDAFLTLTRPGPAPASQSAGAQA
- the glyA gene encoding serine hydroxymethyltransferase yields the protein MTTAENPARVRDTAIFDLIAQEGERQRVGLELIASENFTSAAVREAQGSVLTNKYAEGYPGKRWYGGCEVVDQVEQLAIDRVKELFGAAWANVQPHSGSSANLAVYNALIEPGSTVLGMDLSHGGHLTHGNPVNFSGLRYQIVGYKVSPDTERLDMDEVRRLAHEHQPKMIIAGASAYSRHIDFAAFREIADEVGAILFADIAHIAGLVAAGEHPNALPHAHVVASTTHKTLRGPRGGIILSNDTELGAKIDRAVFPGYQGGPLEHVIAGKAVAFGEALQPEFKAYAKQVIKNAQALAAAFEARGYRVVSGGTDNHLLVLDLRAQGLNGTKATRRLDGNSITISKSTLPYDTEKIMHGGGIRLGTPAVTTRGMVEADMDTIAGLIDRALKEEDVKAEVHAFAGGFRLP
- a CDS encoding sensor histidine kinase; this translates as MSSMPRRFWELFPLFWLMFLAYPVSGFVQRAHPPGETALFWAVLAGFVVLYVLVFRRGREGREYWSLIGWVGALLAYGVTFRLSDGGASAFLVYAGALVGYQSRAYVALWGSLLAALVMALPLWSGQYGLDDLPWIVVNMVFTLVTAYANHAGFLRHVAQARVAQLQREQERLAAEAERERIARDLHDLLGHTLSVIVLKSELASRLAERAPAQAAAEIREVERISREALHEVRAAVRGYQGSGLTAELARAKVALDTAGVALRVGGPLPELPREVEATAAMLLREAVTNVVRHARAHEVQVKVEAGPRGYVLEIRDDGVGGQAPEGSGLTGMRERVRAIGGTLERDGRGGTRLRAQFPVLAGRPVPAAPAAVRA
- the queF gene encoding preQ(1) synthase, with protein sequence MTIQDQNRPAQSQDQNGCAPANPGFDRRYDVQGLDAIDVAVLGTFPNVRDDDPVRYPGEPMQVEIVTDEFSPVCPWSGLPDFGRLEIKYLPRASCVELKSLKYYLTSYRFVGIYHEHATRRVLADLVALLDPLSMEIRCDYGMRGGLNTICTVRYVAPDHTPAR